From Brevibacillus marinus, a single genomic window includes:
- a CDS encoding ABC transporter ATP-binding protein has translation MVEIQNLSVCYGPIAALQEISLTFAEQKIHAIIGANGAGKSTLLKSISGLVAPQQGRIRYHGQEIQHIQVEDRVKLGIAHVLEGRRLFKDQTVHDNLLLGFHFRNPKERRQKGIAKINEVYERFPILGSKRNQLAGTLSGGQQQILIIATAILSEPKLLLLDEPSLGLAPIIIDEVYQFLQELKANGMTIVISEQLAALALRVADAGYVLERGKIVEQGDAFYLKSLLDSDGLSSVYLGGNKA, from the coding sequence ATGGTTGAAATCCAAAATTTGTCCGTTTGTTATGGTCCGATTGCTGCGTTGCAAGAGATTTCACTCACGTTTGCGGAACAGAAAATTCATGCCATTATTGGCGCGAACGGGGCGGGAAAATCCACTCTGCTCAAATCGATTAGCGGCCTGGTGGCCCCTCAGCAAGGGCGAATCCGGTACCACGGGCAGGAGATCCAGCACATCCAGGTTGAAGATCGCGTCAAGCTGGGGATTGCGCATGTTTTGGAAGGGCGGCGCCTGTTTAAAGATCAGACGGTTCATGACAATCTGCTGCTCGGGTTTCATTTTCGCAATCCGAAAGAGCGGCGGCAGAAGGGGATCGCGAAAATCAACGAGGTCTATGAGCGTTTTCCCATTTTAGGCAGCAAGCGCAATCAGCTGGCGGGAACCTTAAGCGGCGGCCAACAACAAATCCTGATCATCGCAACGGCTATCCTCTCCGAGCCCAAGCTGCTCTTATTGGATGAACCGTCATTGGGGTTGGCTCCCATTATCATTGATGAAGTGTATCAATTTTTGCAAGAGCTCAAGGCAAATGGCATGACCATCGTGATTTCCGAACAGCTGGCGGCATTAGCGCTCCGCGTTGCCGATGCGGGGTATGTACTGGAACGGGGAAAAATAGTGGAGCAAGGAGATGCCTTTTATTTGAAATCGCTGTTGGATTCTGACGGACTTTCATCCGTTTATTTGGGAGGAAACAAAGCATGA